One segment of Monomorium pharaonis isolate MP-MQ-018 chromosome 6, ASM1337386v2, whole genome shotgun sequence DNA contains the following:
- the LOC105831270 gene encoding uncharacterized protein LOC105831270 isoform X4, whose product MVEEAGCGELQQLVQEEECEEPLSHGGEITPPSTPARSQRPGKTEVHNSHVSQQILWENNTQTSPIISKGSSGQGTSQGSMVSSRAANASSYGNQSRLMYFNEKEKQRPNRPDPPRIVRQHKGKDCSMEQMTEIREQQERLARLHFELGQRQEVGGEQSGLRQSSANMRHLLHRLQQLSHNAVPGSNGNG is encoded by the exons ATGGTGGAAGAAGCTGGATGTGGTGAATTACAGCAGTTAGTTCAAGAAGAGGAATGTGAGGAACCACTTAGCCACGGAGGAGAGATAACACCTCCGTCAACCCCAGCGAGATCTCAACGTCCAGGCAAAACTGAAGTGCACAATTCCCACGTATCG CAACAAATACTATGGGAAAATAACACGCAAACATCGCCGATTATTAGTAAAGGAAGCTCCGGCCAAGGGACGAGTCAAGGCTCCATGGTTTCCAGTCGAGCTGCTAACGCTTCGAGTTATGGCAATCAATCTCGATTGATGTATTTCAATGAGAAGGAGAAGCAGAGGCCTAATCGGCCAGATCCACCAAGAATTGTGAGACAGCATAAAG GAAAAGACTGCAGTATGGAGCAGATGACAGAAATACGAGAACAGCAGGAACGTTTGGCTAGACTGCACTTTGAACTGGGCCAACGGCAGGAAGTAGGTGGCGAGCAATCAGGTCTTCGGCAATCGAGCGCGAATATGCGGCATCTGCTTCACCGTCTTCAACAGCTGAGT CACAATGCGGTACCCGGATCCAATGGTAACGGCTGA
- the LOC105831270 gene encoding uncharacterized protein LOC105831270 isoform X3: MVEEAGCGELQQLVQEEECEEPLSHGGEITPPSTPARSQRPGKTEVHNSHVSQQILWENNTQTSPIISKGSSGQGTSQGSMVSSRAANASSYGNQSRLMYFNEKEKQRPNRPDPPRIVRQHKEVPDVRHMEQALLQLLEDFHSGNLRAFGKDCSMEQMTEIREQQERLARLHFELGQRQEVGGEQSGLRQSSANMRHLLHRLQQLSHNAVPGSNGNG; encoded by the exons ATGGTGGAAGAAGCTGGATGTGGTGAATTACAGCAGTTAGTTCAAGAAGAGGAATGTGAGGAACCACTTAGCCACGGAGGAGAGATAACACCTCCGTCAACCCCAGCGAGATCTCAACGTCCAGGCAAAACTGAAGTGCACAATTCCCACGTATCG CAACAAATACTATGGGAAAATAACACGCAAACATCGCCGATTATTAGTAAAGGAAGCTCCGGCCAAGGGACGAGTCAAGGCTCCATGGTTTCCAGTCGAGCTGCTAACGCTTCGAGTTATGGCAATCAATCTCGATTGATGTATTTCAATGAGAAGGAGAAGCAGAGGCCTAATCGGCCAGATCCACCAAGAATTGTGAGACAGCATAAAG AGGTTCCCGATGTTCGCCATATGGAGCAAGCTCTGCTACAATTGCTGGAGGACTTTCACAGTGGCAATTTACGAGCATTTG GAAAAGACTGCAGTATGGAGCAGATGACAGAAATACGAGAACAGCAGGAACGTTTGGCTAGACTGCACTTTGAACTGGGCCAACGGCAGGAAGTAGGTGGCGAGCAATCAGGTCTTCGGCAATCGAGCGCGAATATGCGGCATCTGCTTCACCGTCTTCAACAGCTGAGT CACAATGCGGTACCCGGATCCAATGGTAACGGCTGA
- the LOC105831270 gene encoding uncharacterized protein LOC105831270 isoform X1 has protein sequence MVEEAGCGELQQLVQEEECEEPLSHGGEITPPSTPARSQRPGKTEVHNSHVSQQILWENNTQTSPIISKGSSGQGTSQGSMVSSRAANASSYGNQSRLMYFNEKEKQRPNRPDPPRIVRQHKAVVPCKHHCFLSEVPDVRHMEQALLQLLEDFHSGNLRAFGKDCSMEQMTEIREQQERLARLHFELGQRQEVGGEQSGLRQSSANMRHLLHRLQQLSHNAVPGSNGNG, from the exons ATGGTGGAAGAAGCTGGATGTGGTGAATTACAGCAGTTAGTTCAAGAAGAGGAATGTGAGGAACCACTTAGCCACGGAGGAGAGATAACACCTCCGTCAACCCCAGCGAGATCTCAACGTCCAGGCAAAACTGAAGTGCACAATTCCCACGTATCG CAACAAATACTATGGGAAAATAACACGCAAACATCGCCGATTATTAGTAAAGGAAGCTCCGGCCAAGGGACGAGTCAAGGCTCCATGGTTTCCAGTCGAGCTGCTAACGCTTCGAGTTATGGCAATCAATCTCGATTGATGTATTTCAATGAGAAGGAGAAGCAGAGGCCTAATCGGCCAGATCCACCAAGAATTGTGAGACAGCATAAAG CTGTGGTGCCATGCAAACACCATTGCTTTCTGTCAGAGGTTCCCGATGTTCGCCATATGGAGCAAGCTCTGCTACAATTGCTGGAGGACTTTCACAGTGGCAATTTACGAGCATTTG GAAAAGACTGCAGTATGGAGCAGATGACAGAAATACGAGAACAGCAGGAACGTTTGGCTAGACTGCACTTTGAACTGGGCCAACGGCAGGAAGTAGGTGGCGAGCAATCAGGTCTTCGGCAATCGAGCGCGAATATGCGGCATCTGCTTCACCGTCTTCAACAGCTGAGT CACAATGCGGTACCCGGATCCAATGGTAACGGCTGA
- the LOC105831270 gene encoding uncharacterized protein LOC105831270 isoform X2: MVEEAGCGELQQLVQEEECEEPLSHGGEITPPSTPARSQRPGKTEVHNSHVSQQILWENNTQTSPIISKGSSGQGTSQGSMVSSRAANASSYGNQSRLMYFNEKEKQRPNRPDPPRIVRQHKAVVPCKHHCFLSEVPDVRHMEQALLQLLEDFHSGNLRAFGKDCSMEQMTEIREQQERLARLHFELGQRQEVGGEQSGLRQSSANMRHLLHRLQQLSVCIEKLHSK, from the exons ATGGTGGAAGAAGCTGGATGTGGTGAATTACAGCAGTTAGTTCAAGAAGAGGAATGTGAGGAACCACTTAGCCACGGAGGAGAGATAACACCTCCGTCAACCCCAGCGAGATCTCAACGTCCAGGCAAAACTGAAGTGCACAATTCCCACGTATCG CAACAAATACTATGGGAAAATAACACGCAAACATCGCCGATTATTAGTAAAGGAAGCTCCGGCCAAGGGACGAGTCAAGGCTCCATGGTTTCCAGTCGAGCTGCTAACGCTTCGAGTTATGGCAATCAATCTCGATTGATGTATTTCAATGAGAAGGAGAAGCAGAGGCCTAATCGGCCAGATCCACCAAGAATTGTGAGACAGCATAAAG CTGTGGTGCCATGCAAACACCATTGCTTTCTGTCAGAGGTTCCCGATGTTCGCCATATGGAGCAAGCTCTGCTACAATTGCTGGAGGACTTTCACAGTGGCAATTTACGAGCATTTG GAAAAGACTGCAGTATGGAGCAGATGACAGAAATACGAGAACAGCAGGAACGTTTGGCTAGACTGCACTTTGAACTGGGCCAACGGCAGGAAGTAGGTGGCGAGCAATCAGGTCTTCGGCAATCGAGCGCGAATATGCGGCATCTGCTTCACCGTCTTCAACAGCTGAGTGTTTGTATAGAAAAGTTACATAGTAAATGA
- the LOC105831271 gene encoding autophagy protein 12-like gives MAAKEEVSCTATDAKTEETPDNSTTEDAPASLETIPEGNATRNEVQTAPKDKSKIDILLKATANAPIMKQKKWSVCQDNPIGRISEFIKKYLKLDPNERLFLYVNQTFAPAPDQTVKNLYDCYGADGKLVIHYCKSQAWG, from the exons ATGGCAGCCAAGGAAGAAGTAAGCTGTACAGCAACTGATGCAAAGACTGAAGAGACGCCAGATAATTCAACGACGGAGGATGCGCCAGCAAGCCTAGAGACCATCCCTGAGGGAAACGCGACGCGGAACGAAGTTCAGACAGCCCCAAAGGACAAATCAAAGA TTGATATACTGCTGAAAGCTACTGCTAACGCGCCGATCATGAAGCAGAAGAAGTGGTCAGTCTGCCAGGACAATCCTATCGGACGAATCTCCGAATTCATAAAGAAGTACCTCAAACTTGATCCCAATGAGAGGCTG TTTCTCTATGTCAATCAGACATTTGCGCCTGCTCCCGATCAGACAGTGAAGAACTTATACGACTGTTACGGTGCCGACGGAAAGTTGGTCATACATTACTGTAAAAGTCAAGCGTGGGGCTGA
- the LOC105831267 gene encoding cilia- and flagella-associated protein 52 isoform X2: MELQNLETIGIITFDGITKNALQLHPDEKHLLYSMGHKVAIRNIETGEQRFLSGHTNNVSTLCVSPCGEYVASGQNNHLGFKAMVIVWNYKEGTMKGSYETHKVGVVDLCFTCNSDFLVSLGGRDDGNVVVWDVQKNSLICGSFASNDTSGNAYNVTRTHLHGECFVTAGDRTLKIWWIEAEKRRMHGLDVEVGKLKRLINCVAVNEMDEIVYCGTSSGDIIKARLNLSNDLQCGESLRLPVLIGCYSKITRDPRKMKMGEGDLYAGGVRCLLLLKDEKLVVGTGDGTVELIQIISKKEKRMQKPSKFPNTPQILMHQTENVCSAVTSMVLHLNEFVLVGTAWCEIYQIQLSNFHMRLLVTCHTSCIYSIAFPRNHSETFATGSKNDVRLWRLEKQKEIVRITVANFICSSLQFARNDQILLSAWNDGIIRAFSPYNGEFYFSIHNAHTKAVSTIAVTSDSTTLVSGGCDGQVRVWDIKTDVRHLIRILKEHRGPITSLHISSNDEDLISSSTDGTCVVWDIIRCVRKHILIGNTMFMMAQFTPDGIQILTCGTDRKIAYWETLDGSLVREIEGSSVATMNCVDISPDGRCFITGSNDCTIKIWQYDSADLTHVGTFHAAIITACKFSTDGKHIVTASADGTIMIWKCPFEALEDSKSAGQSGRTASSIRSVPDEDVDKLSQRKEKDDGNVMAEARTAQYSKKTSSSCTSKYIIFLIVCNTQSEIDLADNVNLACYYNLHLFI, encoded by the exons ATGGAGCTCCAGAACCTCGAAACGATCGGAATAATCACGTTCGATG GCATAACGAAAAATGCTCTGCAACTTCATCCGGATGAGAAGCATCTTCTCTATTCTATGGGTCATAAGGTTGCCATAAGGAACATCGAAACCGGTGAGCAACGATTCCTCAGCGGTCACACGAACAATGTATCGACATTGTGCGTTTCTCCGTGCGGCGAATACGTCGCTTCCGGTCAGAACAACCATCTCGGTTTCAAG GCGATGGTAATCGTATGGAATTACAAAGAGGGCACGATGAAAGGCAGCTACGAGACACACAAGGTCGGCGTCGTGGACCTGTGCTTCACCTGCAACAGCGACTTCCTCGTGAGCCTCGGTGGTAGAGACGACGGCAACGTGGTCGTCTGGGACGTTCAGAAAAATTCTCTTATATGCG GATCGTTCGCTAGCAATGATACGAGTGGTAACGCGTATAACGTTACGAGGACGCATCTTCACGGCGAGTGCTTCGTTACCGCGGGTGACAGGACACTGAAGATCTGGTGGATCGAGGCGGAGAAGCGTCGGATGCATGGTCTCGACGTGGAGGTGGGCAAACTGAAGCGCCTAATTAACTGCGTTGCCGTAAACGAGATGGACGAGATCGTCTACTGCGGCACTTCTTCCGGTGATATCATTAAAGCAAG ATTGAACCTAAGCAATGATCTGCAATGTGGAGAGTCATTGCGCCTACCGGTGTTGATCGGCTGCTATTCGAAGATAACGCGCGACCCGAGAAAAATGAAGATGGGCGAGGGCGATTTGTACGCAGGTGGAGTGAGATGCTTGCTGCTTCTGAAGGATGAGAAACTGGTGGTTGGTACCGGTGACGGTACTGTCGAGTTGattcaaataataagtaaaaaagaaaaacgaatgCAGAAACCGTCCAAGTTCCCTAATACGCCGCAGATACTCATG CATCAAACAGAAAACGTGTGTAGTGCTGTTACATCCATGGTGCTGCATCTAAATGAATTCGTGCTGGTTGGAACAGCCTGGTGCGAGATCTATCAGATTCAACTGTCAAATTTTCACATGCGTCTGCTCGTCACGTGTCACACCAGCTGCATATACAGCATCGCGTTCCCACG CAATCATTCGGAGACATTCGCAACAGGTAGTAAAAACGACGTCAGGTTGTGGCGGCTAGAAAAGCAGAAGGAAATAGTTCGTATCACCGtggcaaattttatttgctctAGTCTGCAATTTGCGCGCAATGATCAAATACTTCTTTCTG CTTGGAACGACGGCATAATAAGAGCGTTCTCGCCATACAACGGcgagttttatttttccattcaTAACGCTCACACGAAAGCTGTGTCAACGATTGCCGTCACGAGCGATAGTACTACGCTGGTTAGCGGTGGCTGCGATGGCCAG GTACGTGTGTGGGACATAAAAACTGACGTGCGGCATTTGATTAGAATATTGAAGGAACATCGGGGGCCGATAACGTCTTTGCATATCTCGAGTAACGACGAGGATCTGATTAGTTCGAGTACGGACGGCACGTGTGTCGTCTGGGACATAAT ACGTTGCGTCAGGAAACACATTCTCATAGGAAACACGATGTTTATGATGGCACAATTCACGCCCGACGGTATTCAAATCTTGACATGCGGTACGGATCGAAAGATCGCTTACTGGGAGACTCTGGATGGCTCGCTGGTGCGAGAGATCGAAGGTTCCAGCGTCGCGACGATGAACTGCGTAGACATTAGTCCAGACGGTCGCTGCTTCATTACCGGATCCAACGATTGCACCATCAAGATTTGGCAGTACGATAGCGCGGATCTCACTCACGTTGGCACTTTCCATGCCGCGATAATTACCGCGTGTAAGTTTAGTACCGATGGCAAGCACATAGTGACGGCCAGCGCCGATGGAACGATTATGATTTGGAAGTGTCCATTCGAAGCCTTGGAAGATTCAAAAAGTGCGGGTCAATCAGGAAGAACGGCTAGCTCTATACGTAGCGTGCCCGACGAGGACGTGGATAAATTATCTCAGCGAAAAGAAAAGGATGATGGAAATGTTATGGCAGAAGCTCGGACTGCACAATATTCGAAAAAAACTAGTTCATCATGTACaagtaaatacattatattcttaattgtaTGTAATACACAAAGTGAAATAGACTTAGCAGACAATGTAAACCTTGCGTGTTATTACAACttacatttgtttatttaa
- the LOC105831267 gene encoding cilia- and flagella-associated protein 52 isoform X1, with product MWNDLALYRTASQIITGITKNALQLHPDEKHLLYSMGHKVAIRNIETGEQRFLSGHTNNVSTLCVSPCGEYVASGQNNHLGFKAMVIVWNYKEGTMKGSYETHKVGVVDLCFTCNSDFLVSLGGRDDGNVVVWDVQKNSLICGSFASNDTSGNAYNVTRTHLHGECFVTAGDRTLKIWWIEAEKRRMHGLDVEVGKLKRLINCVAVNEMDEIVYCGTSSGDIIKARLNLSNDLQCGESLRLPVLIGCYSKITRDPRKMKMGEGDLYAGGVRCLLLLKDEKLVVGTGDGTVELIQIISKKEKRMQKPSKFPNTPQILMHQTENVCSAVTSMVLHLNEFVLVGTAWCEIYQIQLSNFHMRLLVTCHTSCIYSIAFPRNHSETFATGSKNDVRLWRLEKQKEIVRITVANFICSSLQFARNDQILLSAWNDGIIRAFSPYNGEFYFSIHNAHTKAVSTIAVTSDSTTLVSGGCDGQVRVWDIKTDVRHLIRILKEHRGPITSLHISSNDEDLISSSTDGTCVVWDIIRCVRKHILIGNTMFMMAQFTPDGIQILTCGTDRKIAYWETLDGSLVREIEGSSVATMNCVDISPDGRCFITGSNDCTIKIWQYDSADLTHVGTFHAAIITACKFSTDGKHIVTASADGTIMIWKCPFEALEDSKSAGQSGRTASSIRSVPDEDVDKLSQRKEKDDGNVMAEARTAQYSKKTSSSCTSKYIIFLIVCNTQSEIDLADNVNLACYYNLHLFI from the exons GCATAACGAAAAATGCTCTGCAACTTCATCCGGATGAGAAGCATCTTCTCTATTCTATGGGTCATAAGGTTGCCATAAGGAACATCGAAACCGGTGAGCAACGATTCCTCAGCGGTCACACGAACAATGTATCGACATTGTGCGTTTCTCCGTGCGGCGAATACGTCGCTTCCGGTCAGAACAACCATCTCGGTTTCAAG GCGATGGTAATCGTATGGAATTACAAAGAGGGCACGATGAAAGGCAGCTACGAGACACACAAGGTCGGCGTCGTGGACCTGTGCTTCACCTGCAACAGCGACTTCCTCGTGAGCCTCGGTGGTAGAGACGACGGCAACGTGGTCGTCTGGGACGTTCAGAAAAATTCTCTTATATGCG GATCGTTCGCTAGCAATGATACGAGTGGTAACGCGTATAACGTTACGAGGACGCATCTTCACGGCGAGTGCTTCGTTACCGCGGGTGACAGGACACTGAAGATCTGGTGGATCGAGGCGGAGAAGCGTCGGATGCATGGTCTCGACGTGGAGGTGGGCAAACTGAAGCGCCTAATTAACTGCGTTGCCGTAAACGAGATGGACGAGATCGTCTACTGCGGCACTTCTTCCGGTGATATCATTAAAGCAAG ATTGAACCTAAGCAATGATCTGCAATGTGGAGAGTCATTGCGCCTACCGGTGTTGATCGGCTGCTATTCGAAGATAACGCGCGACCCGAGAAAAATGAAGATGGGCGAGGGCGATTTGTACGCAGGTGGAGTGAGATGCTTGCTGCTTCTGAAGGATGAGAAACTGGTGGTTGGTACCGGTGACGGTACTGTCGAGTTGattcaaataataagtaaaaaagaaaaacgaatgCAGAAACCGTCCAAGTTCCCTAATACGCCGCAGATACTCATG CATCAAACAGAAAACGTGTGTAGTGCTGTTACATCCATGGTGCTGCATCTAAATGAATTCGTGCTGGTTGGAACAGCCTGGTGCGAGATCTATCAGATTCAACTGTCAAATTTTCACATGCGTCTGCTCGTCACGTGTCACACCAGCTGCATATACAGCATCGCGTTCCCACG CAATCATTCGGAGACATTCGCAACAGGTAGTAAAAACGACGTCAGGTTGTGGCGGCTAGAAAAGCAGAAGGAAATAGTTCGTATCACCGtggcaaattttatttgctctAGTCTGCAATTTGCGCGCAATGATCAAATACTTCTTTCTG CTTGGAACGACGGCATAATAAGAGCGTTCTCGCCATACAACGGcgagttttatttttccattcaTAACGCTCACACGAAAGCTGTGTCAACGATTGCCGTCACGAGCGATAGTACTACGCTGGTTAGCGGTGGCTGCGATGGCCAG GTACGTGTGTGGGACATAAAAACTGACGTGCGGCATTTGATTAGAATATTGAAGGAACATCGGGGGCCGATAACGTCTTTGCATATCTCGAGTAACGACGAGGATCTGATTAGTTCGAGTACGGACGGCACGTGTGTCGTCTGGGACATAAT ACGTTGCGTCAGGAAACACATTCTCATAGGAAACACGATGTTTATGATGGCACAATTCACGCCCGACGGTATTCAAATCTTGACATGCGGTACGGATCGAAAGATCGCTTACTGGGAGACTCTGGATGGCTCGCTGGTGCGAGAGATCGAAGGTTCCAGCGTCGCGACGATGAACTGCGTAGACATTAGTCCAGACGGTCGCTGCTTCATTACCGGATCCAACGATTGCACCATCAAGATTTGGCAGTACGATAGCGCGGATCTCACTCACGTTGGCACTTTCCATGCCGCGATAATTACCGCGTGTAAGTTTAGTACCGATGGCAAGCACATAGTGACGGCCAGCGCCGATGGAACGATTATGATTTGGAAGTGTCCATTCGAAGCCTTGGAAGATTCAAAAAGTGCGGGTCAATCAGGAAGAACGGCTAGCTCTATACGTAGCGTGCCCGACGAGGACGTGGATAAATTATCTCAGCGAAAAGAAAAGGATGATGGAAATGTTATGGCAGAAGCTCGGACTGCACAATATTCGAAAAAAACTAGTTCATCATGTACaagtaaatacattatattcttaattgtaTGTAATACACAAAGTGAAATAGACTTAGCAGACAATGTAAACCTTGCGTGTTATTACAACttacatttgtttatttaa